The Ramlibacter pinisoli genome has a segment encoding these proteins:
- a CDS encoding RNA recognition motif domain-containing protein, with protein sequence MGNKLYVGNLPYSVRDSDLEQAFSQFGAVTSAKVMMERDTGRSKGFGFVEMGSDAEAQAAINGMNGQPLGGRSVVVNEARPMESRPRTGGYGGGGGGYGGGGGGGGYGGGGGGGGYGGGGGGGRSGGGGYGGGGGGRSGGGGGDGGFRSPYGSGPRGGGNRGGY encoded by the coding sequence ATGGGCAACAAACTTTACGTGGGTAACCTGCCCTACTCGGTGCGCGACAGCGACCTCGAGCAGGCATTCAGCCAATTCGGCGCCGTCACCAGCGCCAAGGTCATGATGGAGCGCGACACCGGCCGCTCCAAGGGCTTCGGATTCGTCGAGATGGGCAGCGATGCCGAAGCGCAAGCTGCCATCAACGGCATGAACGGCCAGCCGCTGGGCGGCCGTAGCGTGGTGGTCAACGAAGCGCGTCCGATGGAATCGCGTCCGCGCACCGGCGGCTACGGCGGCGGTGGCGGCGGCTACGGCGGCGGTGGTGGCGGCGGCGGCTACGGTGGTGGTGGCGGCGGTGGCGGCTACGGCGGCGGCGGCGGTGGTGGCCGCAGCGGTGGCGGCGGCTACGGCGGCGGCGGCGGTGGCCGCAGCGGTGGTGGCGGCGGCGACGGCGGCTTCCGCAGCCCGTACGGCTCCGGCCCGCGCGGCGGCGGCAACCGCGGCGGTTACTAA